The DNA region CTTTCTTCCCAATGGAAACATATTGCatagtattattatttataagcAAGAGGACAACAATGTCCCTGGCAAAAGGGATAAACAGGACAAACTTTAGTGGATAAGACTGCACACTATGCATGAAGCCCCTCTATGCTCTACCCACTCTACCTTATCCTCCTCTATTTATGTTCCAGTCATCGGCTGTTTCTCGATGTGATCGACTAATGCCGAAGTCGATATATTCTGCGTTCACATCCTCTCATTCTCATACTCCACCCCAGATTCATCATCCTTTTTTCGTAGTTTACGGACTTTACCCATCGATATGCATACCTCAGGCAGTCCGATGGCCGGTCTGGTTCTGAAAGCTACAAGTGAAGTTGGGTCATGGTGGATAGGGAGAAATGGATGACAATAGAACAAAAATTTGGTCAAAGGTAACAATGAAGGAAAGGTAGGAGGTGACATCTGAGGAGACGTTTCAGTTGGGAATCAGCCGACAAGGGGGATGGGTGGAGAAAGTTTCATGTATAACTGGTATACTATATGACACTCTGTCGCAaggtttaattttttttctctttttctaaaACCAccatttttcaaattcgtAATTACTTGTACTGAGGTGTTTAATATCAATCAACTTGTAATACAAGTTATATGAAATATTCATTATATACAGGACTTTCTCGAGGTATACCATAAAATATGTACTTTGCatgaagaaatataaaaaaaaggcgTTATTGCTTTGATATTTCAGAACGCAAGTTGAGTTTTAGACCAAAGGTTGCTTACAACAATTCCTTGCTTTTTAGCTTGGAATAtacgtgtgtgtatatatatatatatatatatgcatggacatattatataaatgtttTGGGCAAGGACGGTTTCAACTCAGTGGATCATAGCGCAGAACGGTGCATGTGAGCGAACAAAGAACCTGATTCGAGGAGAATTTGTTCGGTCTGATGACCACGAACATGGTAGAAGCGTGTGCAATAcgggaataaaaaaaaaaaaaagacgtcTAGCAGACCCGACTTGGATCGATCTAATCTACATCTTAAACAGCTAATTTGGGCATGACAAGTTTACAGCTGAATAAGTCCACGAAGAGAAGCCTAACATCAGAAACAGTAAGACTGGGGACTATTATAGATCTCAGGATAAGAACAGAGGCAGCCTTCCAGAATTGGGACAGCAAACAACTTACAAAGCCGGAGCACGACCGTGGAAGAAACACCAAGTGCTAGGAAAAATGTGTATCAGCTAGTCTGAGTAATCGGTCTATAAAATATGCAAACTTTCTTAAACTCCAAGAAAACAATATTTATCTTGCATTCCCTTACATGTATATATCACAACAAATATGCAGCAAATCTCGAGTACTCCAGATATTACCACGTGAAATGAGTAGCATTGAATAAATACTTTTACCCTATCACTGTGCATTATGCAGACGGaatcactctctctcaaaaTGCTATCTATGTACACCGACACAAATAAATCAAGTGCATTTGCATGTAGAAGACCCTCATCTCCGTACCTTATGTTTGCCTACCCCAATCCGGATGTATATTTTATCTGACAACCTCAACTCTGTCGATCACATCCAATGCCTTCTCTTTATTGATGCCGAAATCGATTGCTGGAATCCCTGAGGAAAGCCTCTTAAATGGGAGTGGTTCCTCACTCGCCTTACTCTCCCCCGCGGGAGAGTAACTGGAACTCTTGCTCAATCTATCGTGCTTTCTCAACTTCAGTTTCATGGAGTCAAAGTCCTGGCTCTTGCTGACACCCCGGCATCTGATCTTCCTATCAACTATTTCCAGTAGCATTTCCTTGTCTTCTGGGGTTAACAATGCTTTTGAGGGGGAACTTTCACCATTGGTTCCATTGCTGGGCTTATCTCCCGACTCCTGTTGAGGGGTTGAGCAGTTCGGGGATTTCATGGGGGACTTTGTAGGACCTCCATTATTTGGAGCGTTCTTAGCTGATTGGCTTACCAAATGGTGGAGCCATAGAAGCTGCTCGAGAATATAGCTTTCAGTCTTCGCCTTATCAGCATGGTGAAGGGTTTCAATGCGAATCACATCAATTGGTCCTGTGGGTTTTCTGTTTCCCTCAGAACTGCACAtatgaaattatattaaaataaggacaaaatggaaaaatataggggaaaaaatggaagaataGAGTCAGCGTACAGATTCTTACCCAGTATTTGCCCATTCCCCGACCCATCCAAAACCATGATGCGCTCTGTTACAAGTGCATTTCGAGAAAGAGAAATCAGAACAAAGATTGGAAATTTATATCAGAATATTAGTGCAACAGAACACATGTAAGGAAAACGATCTTACTTGGCCGTGTTACTGGCAATCGGCACAAGCCATTGCAAGGTTTTCTCCATCTCAGCCTTGATTTCCACAACAGAAAGCTGCAGAAGTGAACCAGAGGAAACAATTCCAAATTAGCAGTTCTAGTCCTTTACGCGAGGAAAAGGTTCAGACTAACATCagcaaaaaagaaatgttGTAGAATGAGACAAGTACCTCTTCCTTGGCAACGAAAGAATGTATCTTCGGGCGCAAAGCAGACTTTATACTAGGAGGTAAGCTTTGGTACAGAGTATCCCTCATATTCACTGGTATGTTACTGGAACGAGCTACCTGATAGgattaataatgaaaataatggTAAGAACATTAGAATACACAAACTTCAGGTGCACAATATGGTACAACCTAAAGAACAAAATGTAGCAGGGTActaataaaaaacaaaatctaAACTAGTGGTTTCTCATAAGACCATTGTAAATCCCTGCTTGACAGTCGTAACTGCCTAGTTTACAAAGACCCATAGAAGAACGTAAAATGCTCGAGAGACAAATTACAAGTGAAAGAAGAACAAATAATTATCCTCCTCCTCTTGATATCTCATGTTAAGGCTATACTTTGTTTCTTTGTGCCTCTCAGCTATCTTACTGAACAACATTTTGTCTTGGACATTAACTTGACTTGAactctcaagtcaaatttagaCATAAGTATCAGTAGGCAACTCATAATATAGTCATAAGAATCTTGTGTCTACTATAGTACCAAATTGACACAAATAAAGAAAGGGACCAGCATCTATTCATTTACCTTAGCATCTGCAAAAGAGATACCACATTGTTCCCACTTGTAATCTATTACCAATATCGAGCAAGCCTctactttctttctttatttagagttttttcttaaatattcaAGGTCAGTTACAGAAAAGCACACAGAACTATGTGTCTGCACATATGTTTTCATTCTGCTGCCATAAGACAGCATTAGATGTTACCTTGGTCACTAGCAAGTTCAGATTGTAAGTGACACTCGACAAATGGCTCAAAGAGGATAaacttgaaatatatatatatatatacacacttaCAAGAGTATCAATTTGGATTATTATATTTGCATAATGCAAGGAAAGGCCGGCAGGTCCCAGTCTCTGGTTACTCGGTCCAGATGGCTTTGCTGGTACATCAGCATCTGCAAAGGTGATTGTCAGTCATTCAGTCTAGTAACACAAGAAGTTCAGTTTCACATCATGCGCAACAATGTCATCTAACACAATTTTCTCTTCACAggaaaacaaataataaactTGTGATCTGTTGTATCAATATTTGTGACCCGAAAGAACATTTTTCCCGGGATATATAGATGAAGTATGCAATTAAATCTAAGCCTAAGATCATTAATTTCAAGACCTTGAGAGATTACATACCAGCAGCACCGAAAGTGCTATGAATTTCCAGAAGCAAGTAATGAACAATATCTACAAGCTTCTCCATCACCTGCAAATTAGGAAACCAATCATTGCTTCTATCTTATGAATCATTTCTTACATCATTTATTCTCCAGTTCAAGCAGGCAGATAGACCCTCTTCAGCCAATCTTATGATGCTTTACTAAATATAATAAGGTCTTCGTTTTTAAGATAGAAAATACACATTTAGAAATTATCAAATAATTTAGATGATTCATGATAGGAATGCAGCAGGTAATCTCAAGAGATACCTCTTCCAAACTTCTGGACCAAAGCGACTTCTTTTTCAAACTCTTTACTTGCTTTCTTTGGCTTTTAAGTTCTGATCTCAAAATGGACAGGCCATCACCTACAAAACATAGAAGGATATGAGGAACAAGCTTCTAATACCAATAGCATCAAATGCAAGTCCTCTGGATATGAGCAAATACCAGAAGTCAATTCTACATAAGCATAAGTAAAGCGGCAAATCAGATAGTAGGCCAGATATTTAGATACATAAAAGATTGCTCAATATAAATTCAGATTTTTGCCTCTTCTGTGCCAGCTTATATCTTTTTGAAGTTGAGTAACTTTCAATCAGCGTACTGTCACCCTAACTCATGAAGAAGTATCTTAAATTAAGCTGAAATTAGTGATTCACACTATTATTTATCTAGAAAAGTGGAAAACCTTTCTGTGCAGAACTCGAAATCTCATCCTCTAAACGCTTTCGATGATAATCTTGCTCAAATCTGTCCAATGTGTGCAATTCATGATATAAGTCCTGAGGACACACAAGAACCATTTTACTATCACAAAAGTAGGAAGGCATCATCATTTATGTCTAAATGGAAACAAGGAGAATGGAAACAATGAGCATGGGATTTTATTCCTATTGCCAGACAAAAAATCAGTTAATTGAGGTTATATAAGAAGGGAATTGATGTCAAAGATCATCCATTTATTCACTGAAAAAAGAATATCAATTTAGCTTTACTAATCTTTTATTCAACCTGCATTATCAACATCACCGCATTGGAATACTTTTCTTCACTTTATTTTAGTATCAAGCTTGCATATCATAATATTCTTAGCATCTTCAAATGAACATAAACATTCCACTTTCATCCTAAATCCACAGACATTAATTAACTTTAAACACAAAAGCTCATCTATTGCGCAATCTCATGGCTACCCTTCGGAGAAAAGTTCAATCTTAGATTACACTAGGTCGACACTTACTGCTGTATACTGAACCATCGTCATCAACTGCTGCATCACGGTCTCAGCCTCTTCTTTCAATTGCTTCTGCGGAGTTAATTCTCTTTTTATTCTGTACAAAACAGAAGCTTATAAGCTATCACTAATtatgatataaataaaaaaaactaaactagagaatatacataaaaagaataaaaagatTACTTCTCAAAATAGCGGTCTAAGTTGTGCCACTGAGGATCTTTACAGCGATTCCCAAAACGAACTACTTCACTGGCGAAAATCTTCAGCTCTTCCCTATAAACAAAGGGATTGAGAACAATTAATCAATAGGTGATCAACAATCCTGCAGTTCATCCAtatcttataaaaattttatagtcTCTACCTCTTGTCAGCTTCAACAATCCTTAGCAGTTCATCCATATCTTTTGATATCAACTGCTGAACACCTTCCGAAGGAAGCACTACTTCTTTCAAGTGTCTTATACTCCTCTTTGAAAGGGATTGCATGAGACTGGATCCCTTAACTACAGTGTTTGCCACCTCAAAAGCTAATATCTCGAGTTCACTTCCTTTAGTTGCCACTCCAGAAGCGAAACCACTGTTAGCATTTAAATTTGTCACACTACTCCCAAGAGCATCAAAGACTTCAATAGCTCCTCTGCCTAACCGTGAGCTAACCTCTGAAACCTGCAAAATGCAAGATTGCCGCACTCTTCAGATTTACGGTGGCACCTTTCCACAATGTGGAGTTGTGCTTCATATGATTCAACAAGAAGTGTCTTTTCTCGGTCCGGTGGGTACTGAGTTCAGGTTTGGTACATCAAACTGGAAAGTGAATCTACATGGCATAAGTTTCAACACCAATACCACATCCCTTTTCATATTCCAACTATTAAAAAGCACTCTACACATTTTCAACAATGCTCATGTAATTCGAATCTAACCAGAACTTAAGCAACATGCCATTACTACGTGGTGCATATATGCTTCCATGCAGGAAAAAGGAATCTTGGTTGAACAATTCACGCGTATTTGCAGATTTTGACTTTCCAGAGATGTTATGagcaccttacatttctttttTACCTGCTTTCAATGAGTCATCAACAAGTTGTATGCTTTCCATTGCTTTGTTGTTTAGGAACATTCACTTCTTAAAGTTAGAAGAATTAAAGCTAGAAGATTTCAGCATCTCATTTAACTTaagtaataattttaaatcatGTTCTACTTAAATGCGTGGAATTGATTTAGAGGAAATGCGTGGGCCACCGAGATTTATATGTCTAAGTCTCGGTGCCCCATGCATTTGCATTCCTCTAAATCAATTCCATATATTTAAGTAGAACAATAAGGCTTCATCTAACACGTATAAGTCTCCCCATAGCTCATCAATACAGGCATATGTTAATCAgtcaaatgaaagaaaaaagatgacTCCAACATTTAATCAGACAGGCCATAATGCGGGACGAGAATCAAAATTCACCATTAGATTTGTGATTCTAGAATTACGGTTCTACATTGTTTACATAAGAGACATTTTTATTCCATTTTTCATAGCCCATTTCAACTTTAGGGTGATCTTAAGCATCAACTAACTCAAAAGGAagtacaaaaacaaaaacaaaaaaaggaaggaaataGAACTGCCATCAATGAAAGCAATATTGACGGATGCTAATTATATCACAATTATAAGTTTTAGAACCATAATTTGGCAACTCTAATAAACAATTCCAAATCTTGATTCTCATCCAGCATCAGGACATACCTTTGCAACTGCCGCCTGGGTGGACCTAACTGATCTAGATTTCTGCATCGTATACCGAGGAATCCCGTCGTAAAAATCATCGTCATTACTTGAATACTGAGCCGTGCTTGATTGACGAACAGCCTGAGCTGGCTCCTGAGATTGTTTGGGCTCCCGGGACTGTTTCTCCATAACTTCCCGTGCCTGTGGAGGAATTATAGTGTTGCTCTGCACGCTAGAGCGATAAACCGGGGCGGACTTGTAAGGGTTTAAGCTCCCATTTGTATCTGCGTATgggttttgcttaattgcagCCCTCGAACAAAGCCCTCCCATTTTGTCCAAAAACCCAACTAAAATTCAGCTTTCCACCAATCTTCCCATACAAGACAGGGTCACGGGATCAACTCGAGCAGCCCTGATCAATGGAAACTCCCAACACAGAATCTGCCGAGCAATCCTATTGAAGTTCTTAACAGCTATATCTTCTTACAATCCCAGCAGCAACCTAATATCAGAGAATCAAGAGATGAACTTCATGAAGCAACCGGAAACTAGGACCCATTTAAGTAGCAGGGCAGCTCAGGAAGAACCCAAACCACCAAACTGTCAACCGGGGCAACATAAATGGAAAACAATGACATAACAAGCTACCCAAAATAGAAACTTTGCTCAGTcataaaaggaaagagaaaagCAAAAAGCCCAGGTAGATAAATGAGTGAAACTATCAATCAAAGAAGGGGAGAAGATTTAAGGGGTTGAGCCTGTTGGGGCAAACGAGGCATGGAGGTGGGAGAAACTCACCGGAAACCGAAGGAGGAGAGCTGGATCTGCAATTCGCGAGATGAGGGTGATGCCCCCAATTAAGGATTGAGAAGCTTCCCAAATTCCAAACCAGAAGCTCGAGGAGGACGAGGAGGAGAAGACCgatgaaggaggaggagaaggagaggTGAAAGTCCACCCAATTGTCCTCACCCGCCAAGAAATCTAATAATATTCAACTATAATGACAGGGGAAAGGCAAGGGGATGTTGGGAGTACGATAAAAATAATGGAATCCCATTCCCATCATTAAAAATGTCATCTTTCTATGTCGGAAGCAATGCAAAGGAGGAGGAGTATGAGTTGGGTGAGAAGGGGAAGGAGGGCAGCCGTCTTCGTCTGCGTTTCTgctcagctcagctcagctcaATTGTCAGAGTCAAACCACCGCCTTGGACCAGACGGCAGAGCAGAGCAGAAGGTGGAATCGGTCAAAGTTCAAACATGTCCACCGCTGACTTTTATTTCCACTTCCCACTTTACTTTTTAATGATGATAATGATTCCCCTCGACGGCTCCATCGCAACCTTCTCTCGATCGACCTGATGGAACCCGTACAAGACCCCACCGAGGCCGTGTTTGAGCAGAGGAGCGAGCCCGAGCTGAATCGGCTGTTGCTTAGTTTTGAGATAGGTCTTGCCTCTGGTTGTAAGACTTGAAACTGGTTCGACTCAGTTTTgtgtaatataattattagtcGGGCAAGAAGCCATGGCTTGGGATCAGTTAAGCCTAATTCCGGCTTGGGGTTTATGGTAAATGGTCAGATGAGACTTatgaagattaaaaaaaagtcgTACCCAATCGACACAATGGATCAAATTTGAGTAGGTTATCTCTATTTAGTTCCAATAGGAGTAAGTAAATCGCTCAGCATTCATTAGTCACATCGCTTGCAAGCACTGCCCCTGCCACCAACTTGGCCTATCTATCCATATTTGGTAGTGGCTTCTTGTGGACATGGTATAATATGGCCACGGTGAAACTGTGGGATGCTTTGTATTGGATTAGATGGATGTATTTGGATGTTGGTAGTTGTAATGTAGTCTCCCGGAGCTCTCGATCAACCCGGAAATTGTTGGCCAACCTACCATGTGAACTGCCGTTTGTGCGCCGCAAACAACACATGAGGGAGTGGGAGATCGAAATACGCCGCATCCAGAGAAAAGTAGTGCAGATAAAATGGTAAGACGGTCATCACTCATCATGTTTGTTGATATCTTAGATCTCGGgtgagaaaaaattattgcTAAGAGTATGATGTGGTGTAAGCTTGAGGTGAAAATATCCGGTTTTGTGAGGTTCATCTAGCAATTTAAGTAAAAGGGATTTGAGAGAAATGCAAGAAAGACAGGTGCAGGAGGGTTGCTAAGAGACGAGTGTCACGGGCTGACATTCTGATCCCTTCCTAAATGCTATGATAGGGCTTTTATGTCTATGTATTGATCTTCTTTATTTGGCCAATGTGAGCTGCTATATTACAGGTACTAATCCAAGTGTTGTGCTCCCTATCGTGAAATATCTGTGTAAGCTTGTCAACCTTGGTGAGGGCTGGGCTTGAGGAGCCTCGGTACACGGTTCCTTGGGCTCCCACAGGGGCTCCAGACTCTAAGCCAGtgacaagtggtatcagagcaggcCCTGGTGGGAAGAATCAATGACGACGAGGGTTGACGAGGAACGCAATAGCAACTATGGGGACGCTTCGGCTCAGGTGAGGGAGTGCTTTCTTGCGGGAGGTGAGCGTGGAGACTCCAAGTTTGGTTGTTAAGAGCCGCTGTTATTCATTCAGCAAGGAAGCTGGTTGCGGTGTCTCACTAGAACGATATAATCGCTTAACATGCTGGGGAAGAGACATTGGACAACACCCAGCGAAGGCGTGCACAATCAATGAACCAGATGTATCCTCATGTTCTTATTCATGGAGGAGTTTGCGTGGTAGGCACTGAGTTGCTGAGGGACTGACACCACGAGGATGTGGTGTAGGGTGAAGGCGATGTCGAAAAGTTGGGATCACTGCATGGATAAGCCCACAACGAGGACGTTTGCAGATTGGCTTGGGGAGAATGTCACGGACCGGTATTCCAGTTCCTCCCCAAATGCAACAATTGGGTTTTGATATCTGTGTACTAGTAGCATTCATTGTACATGAGTTAATATGAGATGCTATGTTACATGTACGTACTTTGGGTGTTGTGCTCCTTATCGTAAAATATCTGTATAAGCTTGTCAACCCTGGAGAATCTCGGTACATGGTTCCTTGGGCGCCAACGCAGACTCTGGACTTTGAGCCCATGGCACGAGTATGGTAGGTGGATCATGGGCTTTGACCAGAATACAGGGGTTGCCTCAGCAATTACAGCTGAAAAGTGGGCTCTAAGGACCAGCCTCGCAATGTCTTGGGATCGAGGGGTGCGAGACTCATACTCAAGGTGGATCCAGTGGTGGTTGCCGACCGCCTCTCATCATTATTCCAAGTGACAAGTGATGTGGAATGAAGCTTTGTGGAGAGACATTCAAGACCTTCTTCATCGAGCTTGAACGATGGTAGTGGGTCAACCCTTTCCTGAAGAAACATTTGTGTAGATCGATCGGCGAATTATACTATTTTGCTTCGCAACAACtatataaataaacagaaatgAAGTGAAATTCAAAACAATTGCcgttttaattttgtaattaggGCAAACTCCGCAAGTAATGGGTTGTATCAGACAACCTacattttttgaataaaaaactgaggatgaaattgaagaaattattatgctatgtttggatttagagttgaattttaaaattttattttaatttaattttacgcataacaaaacaaaattctaAACAAAAcaactcatataaagtcaaaggatgaaccccatttatatcactcttatttatatcactttttttcaaaatcaaaatcacataactcatacaaagtcaaagaatgGATATCATATATaaccatttatatcactctttttcaaaatcaaaatctgattttaaaatattacttatAATCTGAAATTGTAGCATTTTCAAGAAACGTGGAGCTTGGGATCCTGTCCCGGCCTGATATATGTCCGTCTTTGAATCGATGACGTGTCTTAATCTGAGCTGGCTTAATAGATGGGAATGGATAGAGATAATTTATGGGATAAGATTTGTCAACGTGTTCCTTGAGGGGGTCAAATTAGCTAAATTATCACCCCCGTAAACAATTGTGAGCTATATgggaaattataataaaagcATTGACCCTTTGACACGTTGGTGATTTAGACATCCAATATGTATTATATAGCTTTTAAAATCatacatttaatttaatcatGCAAAAGTTCGAATCTATTAACGACCCTCGAACACGAGGCATTAATAGCGTGCGAGGATGGTAGAGAACCGCCTAGTAGTAGCGCCACCTCTGCAACTTTGATGTATCGAGGAGTTGAAAGTCTTCGGATAAAATGATCTTTACTCGGAAAAGTTAATTTAGAATTCTTTTATGAAAAGCTCGAGTGGGTCATGGGATAAGATCAAGTTTCATccaatgtatatatttaagaaatgTTATAGTTGAAAATGAGAAAGttattattacaaaaaaagaaatatagtGATGGATAAAAGACTAATGAAACGTGGAACGTCATGATGTTACGGAGTTTAGGGTTTCTAGAAGGTTAGTATatcaaaattcttttttcagtGGGAGGCAAATCATGGACTCTATCGTTTAGCAATTGAAGTTTATTAGCATtttgatgtttttttttttttcctttttttaccCTGGAATGTatcaatatctatatatatatatacacacacacattaaTAAAGGCTAAATTGTACCTGCATTTTCAAATTTCGTCGATTTTGTGCTAAATAAATACATTGATTTCAATGTTGATAAACTAATCCGTTATCGTATATAAGTTGTAGACAATATATAATCCAAAGATTAATCAGCCCTGACAATTCGTCTAGTCATCAAACTCTCCTAATAAATGTcctcattaattatttttccttttgtttttcttttgtaatgtatatttttttggttgaattaCAGGGCGAAGTCCAATTTTTTAACTAAACAATTAATTATAGGTCCGTCTATttccggggggggggggggggtcatcccctttttttttcttttgtaattcttgtaattttaaattttccccCACTTCTTTTGAGTTTTCAAATCCGGTCCAAAAAATATACCACGCAATTTGATCCATACGTTATAACAAAAGATTCAGTCATAAGGTTGACGCATTATACATTTTTGTGATTTAATATCATATCccaataaaattttacataattCAGTCAACGTGTTAACGCTAAATAATTCAATCGTTAAGTCGAAAAGTTACACATCTTTAGTGTTTTCAAATCTAAACCTGATAAGATACTATGTAATTCAGTCGACATATTACGCCAAAAGATCCGATcataaacttttttattttttgtaat from Punica granatum isolate Tunisia-2019 chromosome 3, ASM765513v2, whole genome shotgun sequence includes:
- the LOC116199529 gene encoding uncharacterized protein LOC116199529, which gives rise to MGGLCSRAAIKQNPYADTNGSLNPYKSAPVYRSSVQSNTIIPPQAREVMEKQSREPKQSQEPAQAVRQSSTAQYSSNDDDFYDGIPRYTMQKSRSVRSTQAAVAKVSEVSSRLGRGAIEVFDALGSSVTNLNANSGFASGVATKGSELEILAFEVANTVVKGSSLMQSLSKRSIRHLKEVVLPSEGVQQLISKDMDELLRIVEADKREELKIFASEVVRFGNRCKDPQWHNLDRYFEKIKRELTPQKQLKEEAETVMQQLMTMVQYTADLYHELHTLDRFEQDYHRKRLEDEISSSAQKGDGLSILRSELKSQRKQVKSLKKKSLWSRSLEEVMEKLVDIVHYLLLEIHSTFGAADADVPAKPSGPSNQRLGPAGLSLHYANIIIQIDTLVARSSNIPVNMRDTLYQSLPPSIKSALRPKIHSFVAKEELSVVEIKAEMEKTLQWLVPIASNTAKAHHGFGWVGEWANTGSEGNRKPTGPIDVIRIETLHHADKAKTESYILEQLLWLHHLVSQSAKNAPNNGGPTKSPMKSPNCSTPQQESGDKPSNGTNGESSPSKALLTPEDKEMLLEIVDRKIRCRGVSKSQDFDSMKLKLRKHDRLSKSSSYSPAGESKASEEPLPFKRLSSGIPAIDFGINKEKALDVIDRVEVVR